The proteins below come from a single Balaenoptera acutorostrata chromosome 2, mBalAcu1.1, whole genome shotgun sequence genomic window:
- the SSBP4 gene encoding single-stranded DNA-binding protein 4 isoform X8, translating to MYAKGGKGSAVPSDSQAREKLALYVYEYLLHVGAQKSAQTFLSEIRWEKNITLGEPPGFLHSWWCVFWDLYCAAPDRREACEHSSEAKAFQDYSAAAAPSPVMGSMAPNDAMASGPMAPGFFQPFMSPRFPGGPRPTLRMPSQPPVGLPGSQPLLPGAMDPSPRAQGHSSMGPMQRVTPPRGMTSVGPQSYGSGMRPPPNSLAGPGLPTMNMGPGVRGPWASPSGNSIPYSSSSPGSYTGPPGGGGPPGTPIMPSPGDSTNSSENMYTIMNPIGPGAGRTNFPLGPGPEAPMAAMSAMEPHHVNGSLGSGDLDGLPKSSPGAVAGLSNTPGTPRDDGEMAAAGTFLHPFPSESYSPGMTMSV from the exons GTTGGCGCTGTACGTGTATGAGTACCTGCTGCACGTTGGTGCCCAGAAGTCAGCCCAGACCTTTCTGTCCGAG ATCCGATGGGAGAAGAACATTACGCTGGGGGAGCCCCCGGGCTTCCTGCATTCCTGGTGGTG CGTGTTCTGGGACTTGTACTGTGCAGCGCCCGACCGCAGAGAGGCGTGCGAGCACTCGAGTGAAGCCAAGGCCTTCCAGGACTAC agCGCTGCAGCGGCCCCCAGCCCGGTGATGGGGAGCATGGCTCCCAATGATGCAATGGCATCAGGCCCCATGGCACCCGGCTTCTTCCAG CCCTTCATGTCACCGCGGTTCCCAGGGGGCCCCCGGCCCACCCTGCGGATGCCGAGTCAG CCTCCCGTGGGCCTACCcggctcccagcccctcctccctggtGCCATGGACCCCTCCCCACGTGCTCAGG GGCATTCGAGCATGGGCCCGATGCAGAGGGTGACGCCTCCACGGGGCATGACCAGCGTTGGGCCCCAG AGCTACGGAAGTGGCATGCGGCCCCCACCCAACTCTCTTGCTGGCCCGGGTTTGCCCACCATGAACAT GGGACCCGGAGTGCGTGGCCCATGGGCCAGCCCCAGTGGCAACTCG ATCCCctattcctcctcctcccctggcaGCTACACG GGACCCCCAGGAGGAGGTGGGCCCCCTGGAACACCCATCATGCCCAGTCCTGGAG ACTCCACCAACTCCAGTGAGAACATGTACACCATCATGAACCCCATCGGGCCAGGCGCCGGCAGGACTAAT TTCCCGCTTGGCCCTGGTCCGGAGGCCCCCATGGCCGCCATGAGTGCGATGGAACCTCACCATGTAAACGGATCCCTGG GCTCGGGCGATCTGGACGGGTTGCCGAAG AGCTCCCCCGGCGCCGTGGCCGGCCTGAGCAACACCCCGGGCACCCCGCGGGACGACGGCGAGATGGCGGCCGCCGGGACCTTCCTGCACCCGTTCCCGAGCGAAAGC TACTCCCCCGGGATGACCATGAGCGTGTGA
- the SSBP4 gene encoding single-stranded DNA-binding protein 4 isoform X5, with the protein MYAKGGKGSAVPSDSQAREKLALYVYEYLLHVGAQKSAQTFLSEIRWEKNITLGEPPGFLHSWWCVFWDLYCAAPDRREACEHSSEAKAFQDYSAAAAPSPVMGSMAPNDAMASGPMAPGFFQPFMSPRFPGGPRPTLRMPSQPPVGLPGSQPLLPGAMDPSPRAQGHSSMGPMQRVTPPRGMTSVGPQVRPGPRRQGSFRGCPLSACPLTAPLPSQSYGSGMRPPPNSLAGPGLPTMNMGPGVRGPWASPSGNSIPYSSSSPGSYTGPPGGGGPPGTPIMPSPGDSTNSSENMYTIMNPIGPGAGRTNFPLGPGPEAPMAAMSAMEPHHVNGSLGSGDLDGLPKSSPGAVAGLSNTPGTPRDDGEMAAAGTFLHPFPSESYSPGMTMSV; encoded by the exons GTTGGCGCTGTACGTGTATGAGTACCTGCTGCACGTTGGTGCCCAGAAGTCAGCCCAGACCTTTCTGTCCGAG ATCCGATGGGAGAAGAACATTACGCTGGGGGAGCCCCCGGGCTTCCTGCATTCCTGGTGGTG CGTGTTCTGGGACTTGTACTGTGCAGCGCCCGACCGCAGAGAGGCGTGCGAGCACTCGAGTGAAGCCAAGGCCTTCCAGGACTAC agCGCTGCAGCGGCCCCCAGCCCGGTGATGGGGAGCATGGCTCCCAATGATGCAATGGCATCAGGCCCCATGGCACCCGGCTTCTTCCAG CCCTTCATGTCACCGCGGTTCCCAGGGGGCCCCCGGCCCACCCTGCGGATGCCGAGTCAG CCTCCCGTGGGCCTACCcggctcccagcccctcctccctggtGCCATGGACCCCTCCCCACGTGCTCAGG GGCATTCGAGCATGGGCCCGATGCAGAGGGTGACGCCTCCACGGGGCATGACCAGCGTTGGGCCCCAGGTAAGGCCTGGGCCCAGGCGACAGGGGAGCTTCAGGGGCTGCCCTCTCTCGGCTTGCCCTCTCACGGCCCCTTTACCTTCACAGAGCTACGGAAGTGGCATGCGGCCCCCACCCAACTCTCTTGCTGGCCCGGGTTTGCCCACCATGAACAT GGGACCCGGAGTGCGTGGCCCATGGGCCAGCCCCAGTGGCAACTCG ATCCCctattcctcctcctcccctggcaGCTACACG GGACCCCCAGGAGGAGGTGGGCCCCCTGGAACACCCATCATGCCCAGTCCTGGAG ACTCCACCAACTCCAGTGAGAACATGTACACCATCATGAACCCCATCGGGCCAGGCGCCGGCAGGACTAAT TTCCCGCTTGGCCCTGGTCCGGAGGCCCCCATGGCCGCCATGAGTGCGATGGAACCTCACCATGTAAACGGATCCCTGG GCTCGGGCGATCTGGACGGGTTGCCGAAG AGCTCCCCCGGCGCCGTGGCCGGCCTGAGCAACACCCCGGGCACCCCGCGGGACGACGGCGAGATGGCGGCCGCCGGGACCTTCCTGCACCCGTTCCCGAGCGAAAGC TACTCCCCCGGGATGACCATGAGCGTGTGA
- the SSBP4 gene encoding single-stranded DNA-binding protein 4 isoform X4: MYAKGGKGSAVPSDSQAREKLALYVYEYLLHVGAQKSAQTFLSEIRWEKNITLGEPPGFLHSWWCVFWDLYCAAPDRREACEHSSEAKAFQDYSAAAAPSPVMGSMAPNDAMASGPMAPGFFQPFMSPRFPGGPRPTLRMPSQPPVGLPGSQPLLPGAMDPSPRAQGHSSMGPMQRVTPPRGMTSVGPQSYGSGMRPPPNSLAGPGLPTMNMGPGVRGPWASPSGNSIPYSSSSPGSYTVSDAEAGTPDLGAGVVGWQLEGFSHLLCLCVQGPPGGGGPPGTPIMPSPGDSTNSSENMYTIMNPIGPGAGRTNFPLGPGPEAPMAAMSAMEPHHVNGSLGSGDLDGLPKSSPGAVAGLSNTPGTPRDDGEMAAAGTFLHPFPSESYSPGMTMSV, from the exons GTTGGCGCTGTACGTGTATGAGTACCTGCTGCACGTTGGTGCCCAGAAGTCAGCCCAGACCTTTCTGTCCGAG ATCCGATGGGAGAAGAACATTACGCTGGGGGAGCCCCCGGGCTTCCTGCATTCCTGGTGGTG CGTGTTCTGGGACTTGTACTGTGCAGCGCCCGACCGCAGAGAGGCGTGCGAGCACTCGAGTGAAGCCAAGGCCTTCCAGGACTAC agCGCTGCAGCGGCCCCCAGCCCGGTGATGGGGAGCATGGCTCCCAATGATGCAATGGCATCAGGCCCCATGGCACCCGGCTTCTTCCAG CCCTTCATGTCACCGCGGTTCCCAGGGGGCCCCCGGCCCACCCTGCGGATGCCGAGTCAG CCTCCCGTGGGCCTACCcggctcccagcccctcctccctggtGCCATGGACCCCTCCCCACGTGCTCAGG GGCATTCGAGCATGGGCCCGATGCAGAGGGTGACGCCTCCACGGGGCATGACCAGCGTTGGGCCCCAG AGCTACGGAAGTGGCATGCGGCCCCCACCCAACTCTCTTGCTGGCCCGGGTTTGCCCACCATGAACAT GGGACCCGGAGTGCGTGGCCCATGGGCCAGCCCCAGTGGCAACTCG ATCCCctattcctcctcctcccctggcaGCTACACGGTGAGTGATGCCGAAGCTGGGACACCCGACCTGGGGGCAGGGGTTGTGGGGTGGCAGTTGGAGGGCTTTTCTCaccttctgtgtctctgtgtgcagGGACCCCCAGGAGGAGGTGGGCCCCCTGGAACACCCATCATGCCCAGTCCTGGAG ACTCCACCAACTCCAGTGAGAACATGTACACCATCATGAACCCCATCGGGCCAGGCGCCGGCAGGACTAAT TTCCCGCTTGGCCCTGGTCCGGAGGCCCCCATGGCCGCCATGAGTGCGATGGAACCTCACCATGTAAACGGATCCCTGG GCTCGGGCGATCTGGACGGGTTGCCGAAG AGCTCCCCCGGCGCCGTGGCCGGCCTGAGCAACACCCCGGGCACCCCGCGGGACGACGGCGAGATGGCGGCCGCCGGGACCTTCCTGCACCCGTTCCCGAGCGAAAGC TACTCCCCCGGGATGACCATGAGCGTGTGA
- the SSBP4 gene encoding single-stranded DNA-binding protein 4 isoform X3: protein MPAMPARGSGRLALYVYEYLLHVGAQKSAQTFLSEIRWEKNITLGEPPGFLHSWWCVFWDLYCAAPDRREACEHSSEAKAFQDYSAAAAPSPVMGSMAPNDAMASGPMAPGFFQPFMSPRFPGGPRPTLRMPSQPPVGLPGSQPLLPGAMDPSPRAQGHSSMGPMQRVTPPRGMTSVGPQVRPGPRRQGSFRGCPLSACPLTAPLPSQSYGSGMRPPPNSLAGPGLPTMNMGPGVRGPWASPSGNSIPYSSSSPGSYTGPPGGGGPPGTPIMPSPGDSTNSSENMYTIMNPIGPGAGRTNFPLGPGPEAPMAAMSAMEPHHVNGSLGSGDLDGLPKSSPGAVAGLSNTPGTPRDDGEMAAAGTFLHPFPSESVSDCVDSPPAAASGRRGLAGRPRRGGRGARARP, encoded by the exons GTTGGCGCTGTACGTGTATGAGTACCTGCTGCACGTTGGTGCCCAGAAGTCAGCCCAGACCTTTCTGTCCGAG ATCCGATGGGAGAAGAACATTACGCTGGGGGAGCCCCCGGGCTTCCTGCATTCCTGGTGGTG CGTGTTCTGGGACTTGTACTGTGCAGCGCCCGACCGCAGAGAGGCGTGCGAGCACTCGAGTGAAGCCAAGGCCTTCCAGGACTAC agCGCTGCAGCGGCCCCCAGCCCGGTGATGGGGAGCATGGCTCCCAATGATGCAATGGCATCAGGCCCCATGGCACCCGGCTTCTTCCAG CCCTTCATGTCACCGCGGTTCCCAGGGGGCCCCCGGCCCACCCTGCGGATGCCGAGTCAG CCTCCCGTGGGCCTACCcggctcccagcccctcctccctggtGCCATGGACCCCTCCCCACGTGCTCAGG GGCATTCGAGCATGGGCCCGATGCAGAGGGTGACGCCTCCACGGGGCATGACCAGCGTTGGGCCCCAGGTAAGGCCTGGGCCCAGGCGACAGGGGAGCTTCAGGGGCTGCCCTCTCTCGGCTTGCCCTCTCACGGCCCCTTTACCTTCACAGAGCTACGGAAGTGGCATGCGGCCCCCACCCAACTCTCTTGCTGGCCCGGGTTTGCCCACCATGAACAT GGGACCCGGAGTGCGTGGCCCATGGGCCAGCCCCAGTGGCAACTCG ATCCCctattcctcctcctcccctggcaGCTACACG GGACCCCCAGGAGGAGGTGGGCCCCCTGGAACACCCATCATGCCCAGTCCTGGAG ACTCCACCAACTCCAGTGAGAACATGTACACCATCATGAACCCCATCGGGCCAGGCGCCGGCAGGACTAAT TTCCCGCTTGGCCCTGGTCCGGAGGCCCCCATGGCCGCCATGAGTGCGATGGAACCTCACCATGTAAACGGATCCCTGG GCTCGGGCGATCTGGACGGGTTGCCGAAG AGCTCCCCCGGCGCCGTGGCCGGCCTGAGCAACACCCCGGGCACCCCGCGGGACGACGGCGAGATGGCGGCCGCCGGGACCTTCCTGCACCCGTTCCCGAGCGAAAGCGTAAGCGACTGCGTCGACTCCCCCCCCGCGGCGGCGTCGGGCCGGAGGGGCCTGGCGGGCAGACCCCGGCGGGGCGGCCGGGGGGCCAGAGCAAGACCGTGA
- the SSBP4 gene encoding single-stranded DNA-binding protein 4 isoform X7 — translation MSTCCTLVPRSQPRPFCPRSDGRRTLRWGSPRASCIPGGAPDRREACEHSSEAKAFQDYSAAAAPSPVMGSMAPNDAMASGPMAPGFFQPFMSPRFPGGPRPTLRMPSQPPVGLPGSQPLLPGAMDPSPRAQGHSSMGPMQRVTPPRGMTSVGPQVRPGPRRQGSFRGCPLSACPLTAPLPSQSYGSGMRPPPNSLAGPGLPTMNMGPGVRGPWASPSGNSIPYSSSSPGSYTGPPGGGGPPGTPIMPSPGDSTNSSENMYTIMNPIGPGAGRTNFPLGPGPEAPMAAMSAMEPHHVNGSLGSGDLDGLPKSSPGAVAGLSNTPGTPRDDGEMAAAGTFLHPFPSESVSDCVDSPPAAASGRRGLAGRPRRGGRGARARP, via the exons ATGAGTACCTGCTGCACGTTGGTGCCCAGAAGTCAGCCCAGACCTTTCTGTCCGAG ATCCGATGGGAGAAGAACATTACGCTGGGGGAGCCCCCGGGCTTCCTGCATTCCTGGTGGTG CGCCCGACCGCAGAGAGGCGTGCGAGCACTCGAGTGAAGCCAAGGCCTTCCAGGACTAC agCGCTGCAGCGGCCCCCAGCCCGGTGATGGGGAGCATGGCTCCCAATGATGCAATGGCATCAGGCCCCATGGCACCCGGCTTCTTCCAG CCCTTCATGTCACCGCGGTTCCCAGGGGGCCCCCGGCCCACCCTGCGGATGCCGAGTCAG CCTCCCGTGGGCCTACCcggctcccagcccctcctccctggtGCCATGGACCCCTCCCCACGTGCTCAGG GGCATTCGAGCATGGGCCCGATGCAGAGGGTGACGCCTCCACGGGGCATGACCAGCGTTGGGCCCCAGGTAAGGCCTGGGCCCAGGCGACAGGGGAGCTTCAGGGGCTGCCCTCTCTCGGCTTGCCCTCTCACGGCCCCTTTACCTTCACAGAGCTACGGAAGTGGCATGCGGCCCCCACCCAACTCTCTTGCTGGCCCGGGTTTGCCCACCATGAACAT GGGACCCGGAGTGCGTGGCCCATGGGCCAGCCCCAGTGGCAACTCG ATCCCctattcctcctcctcccctggcaGCTACACG GGACCCCCAGGAGGAGGTGGGCCCCCTGGAACACCCATCATGCCCAGTCCTGGAG ACTCCACCAACTCCAGTGAGAACATGTACACCATCATGAACCCCATCGGGCCAGGCGCCGGCAGGACTAAT TTCCCGCTTGGCCCTGGTCCGGAGGCCCCCATGGCCGCCATGAGTGCGATGGAACCTCACCATGTAAACGGATCCCTGG GCTCGGGCGATCTGGACGGGTTGCCGAAG AGCTCCCCCGGCGCCGTGGCCGGCCTGAGCAACACCCCGGGCACCCCGCGGGACGACGGCGAGATGGCGGCCGCCGGGACCTTCCTGCACCCGTTCCCGAGCGAAAGCGTAAGCGACTGCGTCGACTCCCCCCCCGCGGCGGCGTCGGGCCGGAGGGGCCTGGCGGGCAGACCCCGGCGGGGCGGCCGGGGGGCCAGAGCAAGACCGTGA
- the SSBP4 gene encoding single-stranded DNA-binding protein 4 isoform X1: protein MYAKGGKGSAVPSDSQAREKLALYVYEYLLHVGAQKSAQTFLSEIRWEKNITLGEPPGFLHSWWCVFWDLYCAAPDRREACEHSSEAKAFQDYSAAAAPSPVMGSMAPNDAMASGPMAPGFFQPFMSPRFPGGPRPTLRMPSQPPVGLPGSQPLLPGAMDPSPRAQGHSSMGPMQRVTPPRGMTSVGPQSYGSGMRPPPNSLAGPGLPTMNMGPGVRGPWASPSGNSIPYSSSSPGSYTVSDAEAGTPDLGAGVVGWQLEGFSHLLCLCVQGPPGGGGPPGTPIMPSPGDSTNSSENMYTIMNPIGPGAGRTNFPLGPGPEAPMAAMSAMEPHHVNGSLGSGDLDGLPKSSPGAVAGLSNTPGTPRDDGEMAAAGTFLHPFPSESVSDCVDSPPAAASGRRGLAGRPRRGGRGARARP, encoded by the exons GTTGGCGCTGTACGTGTATGAGTACCTGCTGCACGTTGGTGCCCAGAAGTCAGCCCAGACCTTTCTGTCCGAG ATCCGATGGGAGAAGAACATTACGCTGGGGGAGCCCCCGGGCTTCCTGCATTCCTGGTGGTG CGTGTTCTGGGACTTGTACTGTGCAGCGCCCGACCGCAGAGAGGCGTGCGAGCACTCGAGTGAAGCCAAGGCCTTCCAGGACTAC agCGCTGCAGCGGCCCCCAGCCCGGTGATGGGGAGCATGGCTCCCAATGATGCAATGGCATCAGGCCCCATGGCACCCGGCTTCTTCCAG CCCTTCATGTCACCGCGGTTCCCAGGGGGCCCCCGGCCCACCCTGCGGATGCCGAGTCAG CCTCCCGTGGGCCTACCcggctcccagcccctcctccctggtGCCATGGACCCCTCCCCACGTGCTCAGG GGCATTCGAGCATGGGCCCGATGCAGAGGGTGACGCCTCCACGGGGCATGACCAGCGTTGGGCCCCAG AGCTACGGAAGTGGCATGCGGCCCCCACCCAACTCTCTTGCTGGCCCGGGTTTGCCCACCATGAACAT GGGACCCGGAGTGCGTGGCCCATGGGCCAGCCCCAGTGGCAACTCG ATCCCctattcctcctcctcccctggcaGCTACACGGTGAGTGATGCCGAAGCTGGGACACCCGACCTGGGGGCAGGGGTTGTGGGGTGGCAGTTGGAGGGCTTTTCTCaccttctgtgtctctgtgtgcagGGACCCCCAGGAGGAGGTGGGCCCCCTGGAACACCCATCATGCCCAGTCCTGGAG ACTCCACCAACTCCAGTGAGAACATGTACACCATCATGAACCCCATCGGGCCAGGCGCCGGCAGGACTAAT TTCCCGCTTGGCCCTGGTCCGGAGGCCCCCATGGCCGCCATGAGTGCGATGGAACCTCACCATGTAAACGGATCCCTGG GCTCGGGCGATCTGGACGGGTTGCCGAAG AGCTCCCCCGGCGCCGTGGCCGGCCTGAGCAACACCCCGGGCACCCCGCGGGACGACGGCGAGATGGCGGCCGCCGGGACCTTCCTGCACCCGTTCCCGAGCGAAAGCGTAAGCGACTGCGTCGACTCCCCCCCCGCGGCGGCGTCGGGCCGGAGGGGCCTGGCGGGCAGACCCCGGCGGGGCGGCCGGGGGGCCAGAGCAAGACCGTGA
- the SSBP4 gene encoding single-stranded DNA-binding protein 4 isoform X2: MYAKGGKGSAVPSDSQAREKLALYVYEYLLHVGAQKSAQTFLSEIRWEKNITLGEPPGFLHSWWCVFWDLYCAAPDRREACEHSSEAKAFQDYSAAAAPSPVMGSMAPNDAMASGPMAPGFFQPFMSPRFPGGPRPTLRMPSQPPVGLPGSQPLLPGAMDPSPRAQGHSSMGPMQRVTPPRGMTSVGPQVRPGPRRQGSFRGCPLSACPLTAPLPSQSYGSGMRPPPNSLAGPGLPTMNMGPGVRGPWASPSGNSIPYSSSSPGSYTGPPGGGGPPGTPIMPSPGDSTNSSENMYTIMNPIGPGAGRTNFPLGPGPEAPMAAMSAMEPHHVNGSLGSGDLDGLPKSSPGAVAGLSNTPGTPRDDGEMAAAGTFLHPFPSESVSDCVDSPPAAASGRRGLAGRPRRGGRGARARP, encoded by the exons GTTGGCGCTGTACGTGTATGAGTACCTGCTGCACGTTGGTGCCCAGAAGTCAGCCCAGACCTTTCTGTCCGAG ATCCGATGGGAGAAGAACATTACGCTGGGGGAGCCCCCGGGCTTCCTGCATTCCTGGTGGTG CGTGTTCTGGGACTTGTACTGTGCAGCGCCCGACCGCAGAGAGGCGTGCGAGCACTCGAGTGAAGCCAAGGCCTTCCAGGACTAC agCGCTGCAGCGGCCCCCAGCCCGGTGATGGGGAGCATGGCTCCCAATGATGCAATGGCATCAGGCCCCATGGCACCCGGCTTCTTCCAG CCCTTCATGTCACCGCGGTTCCCAGGGGGCCCCCGGCCCACCCTGCGGATGCCGAGTCAG CCTCCCGTGGGCCTACCcggctcccagcccctcctccctggtGCCATGGACCCCTCCCCACGTGCTCAGG GGCATTCGAGCATGGGCCCGATGCAGAGGGTGACGCCTCCACGGGGCATGACCAGCGTTGGGCCCCAGGTAAGGCCTGGGCCCAGGCGACAGGGGAGCTTCAGGGGCTGCCCTCTCTCGGCTTGCCCTCTCACGGCCCCTTTACCTTCACAGAGCTACGGAAGTGGCATGCGGCCCCCACCCAACTCTCTTGCTGGCCCGGGTTTGCCCACCATGAACAT GGGACCCGGAGTGCGTGGCCCATGGGCCAGCCCCAGTGGCAACTCG ATCCCctattcctcctcctcccctggcaGCTACACG GGACCCCCAGGAGGAGGTGGGCCCCCTGGAACACCCATCATGCCCAGTCCTGGAG ACTCCACCAACTCCAGTGAGAACATGTACACCATCATGAACCCCATCGGGCCAGGCGCCGGCAGGACTAAT TTCCCGCTTGGCCCTGGTCCGGAGGCCCCCATGGCCGCCATGAGTGCGATGGAACCTCACCATGTAAACGGATCCCTGG GCTCGGGCGATCTGGACGGGTTGCCGAAG AGCTCCCCCGGCGCCGTGGCCGGCCTGAGCAACACCCCGGGCACCCCGCGGGACGACGGCGAGATGGCGGCCGCCGGGACCTTCCTGCACCCGTTCCCGAGCGAAAGCGTAAGCGACTGCGTCGACTCCCCCCCCGCGGCGGCGTCGGGCCGGAGGGGCCTGGCGGGCAGACCCCGGCGGGGCGGCCGGGGGGCCAGAGCAAGACCGTGA
- the SSBP4 gene encoding single-stranded DNA-binding protein 4 isoform X6: MYAKGGKGSAVPSDSQAREKLALYVYEYLLHVGAQKSAQTFLSEIRWEKNITLGEPPGFLHSWWCVFWDLYCAAPDRREACEHSSEAKAFQDYSAAAAPSPVMGSMAPNDAMASGPMAPGFFQPFMSPRFPGGPRPTLRMPSQPPVGLPGSQPLLPGAMDPSPRAQGHSSMGPMQRVTPPRGMTSVGPQSYGSGMRPPPNSLAGPGLPTMNMGPGVRGPWASPSGNSIPYSSSSPGSYTGPPGGGGPPGTPIMPSPGDSTNSSENMYTIMNPIGPGAGRTNFPLGPGPEAPMAAMSAMEPHHVNGSLGSGDLDGLPKSSPGAVAGLSNTPGTPRDDGEMAAAGTFLHPFPSESVSDCVDSPPAAASGRRGLAGRPRRGGRGARARP, translated from the exons GTTGGCGCTGTACGTGTATGAGTACCTGCTGCACGTTGGTGCCCAGAAGTCAGCCCAGACCTTTCTGTCCGAG ATCCGATGGGAGAAGAACATTACGCTGGGGGAGCCCCCGGGCTTCCTGCATTCCTGGTGGTG CGTGTTCTGGGACTTGTACTGTGCAGCGCCCGACCGCAGAGAGGCGTGCGAGCACTCGAGTGAAGCCAAGGCCTTCCAGGACTAC agCGCTGCAGCGGCCCCCAGCCCGGTGATGGGGAGCATGGCTCCCAATGATGCAATGGCATCAGGCCCCATGGCACCCGGCTTCTTCCAG CCCTTCATGTCACCGCGGTTCCCAGGGGGCCCCCGGCCCACCCTGCGGATGCCGAGTCAG CCTCCCGTGGGCCTACCcggctcccagcccctcctccctggtGCCATGGACCCCTCCCCACGTGCTCAGG GGCATTCGAGCATGGGCCCGATGCAGAGGGTGACGCCTCCACGGGGCATGACCAGCGTTGGGCCCCAG AGCTACGGAAGTGGCATGCGGCCCCCACCCAACTCTCTTGCTGGCCCGGGTTTGCCCACCATGAACAT GGGACCCGGAGTGCGTGGCCCATGGGCCAGCCCCAGTGGCAACTCG ATCCCctattcctcctcctcccctggcaGCTACACG GGACCCCCAGGAGGAGGTGGGCCCCCTGGAACACCCATCATGCCCAGTCCTGGAG ACTCCACCAACTCCAGTGAGAACATGTACACCATCATGAACCCCATCGGGCCAGGCGCCGGCAGGACTAAT TTCCCGCTTGGCCCTGGTCCGGAGGCCCCCATGGCCGCCATGAGTGCGATGGAACCTCACCATGTAAACGGATCCCTGG GCTCGGGCGATCTGGACGGGTTGCCGAAG AGCTCCCCCGGCGCCGTGGCCGGCCTGAGCAACACCCCGGGCACCCCGCGGGACGACGGCGAGATGGCGGCCGCCGGGACCTTCCTGCACCCGTTCCCGAGCGAAAGCGTAAGCGACTGCGTCGACTCCCCCCCCGCGGCGGCGTCGGGCCGGAGGGGCCTGGCGGGCAGACCCCGGCGGGGCGGCCGGGGGGCCAGAGCAAGACCGTGA